The DNA region CCGGGATTAAAAAAATCCCAGCTTGTTCTTATTATATGAGATCAGCATGTTTTTAGTTTGACGGTAGTGGCCAAGCATCATTTTATGATTTTCGCGACCAAAACCTGATTTTTTATAGCCACCAAACGGTGCATGTGCAGGATAAGCGTGGTAATTATTTACCCAAACCCTGCCGGCCAGTATAGCGCGGGGTACCTGGTAAAGCTCGTGCGCATCTCGGGTCCAAACACCTGCACCCAATCCGTACAGAGTGTCATTGGCTATCGCGATGGCTTCTTCAGTAGTTTTGAATGTGGTTACACAAGCCACCGGGCCAAAGATCTCTTCCTGGAAAATGCGCATCTTATTATTACCTTTAAACAACGTCGGCTGAATATAATAGCCGCCTTCCAGCTCACCATCAAGCTTTTTAACCTCGCCGCCGCAAAGTACCTCCGCTCCCTCTTCTTTACCAATTTTCAGGTACGATTGGATTTTTTCGTACTGGTCGTTAGATGCCTGCGCACCCATCATGGTATTCCCATCAAGCGGGTTACCCATAATGATAGCATTAGTGCGTTCTATCACCTTCGACATAAATTTATCGTAGATGTTTTCATGCACCAGGATTCTCGACGGGCAGGTGCAAACCTCGCCCTGGTTAAGGGCAAATAATACGGCGCCTTCAACAGCTTTGTCAAAAAACTCATCATCGGCATCGGCCACCGATTCAAAAAAAATATTTGGTGATTTTCCGCCCAGCTCCATCGTAACCGGGATGAGGTTTTCAGATGCGTACTGCATAATCAAGCGGCCTGTTGTGGTTTCGCCCGTAAAAGAAACTTTGGCAACCCTTGGCGATGAAGCCAGTGGCTTACCTGCCTCCGGACCAAAACCGGTGATAATGTTCAAAACACCCGGAGGCAAAATATCCTGGATCAGTTCCATCAGCACCATAATA from Mucilaginibacter sp. SJ includes:
- a CDS encoding aldehyde dehydrogenase family protein → MSAVSKPSFKDKYDNFIGGKFVPPVKGEYFDNVSPIDGKVFTKAARSGKEDVELALDAAHAAFPAWGKTSAAHRASLLNKIADVIEANLEFLAVVECIDNGKAIRECRAADLPLVIDHFRYFAGVIRAEEGGISEHDEYTVSICLNEPLGVVGQIIPWNFPLLMATWKIAPALAAGNCCVVKPAEQTPTSIMVLMELIQDILPPGVLNIITGFGPEAGKPLASSPRVAKVSFTGETTTGRLIMQYASENLIPVTMELGGKSPNIFFESVADADDEFFDKAVEGAVLFALNQGEVCTCPSRILVHENIYDKFMSKVIERTNAIIMGNPLDGNTMMGAQASNDQYEKIQSYLKIGKEEGAEVLCGGEVKKLDGELEGGYYIQPTLFKGNNKMRIFQEEIFGPVACVTTFKTTEEAIAIANDTLYGLGAGVWTRDAHELYQVPRAILAGRVWVNNYHAYPAHAPFGGYKKSGFGRENHKMMLGHYRQTKNMLISYNKNKLGFF